One genomic window of Candidatus Hydrogenedentota bacterium includes the following:
- a CDS encoding CoB--CoM heterodisulfide reductase iron-sulfur subunit B family protein has translation MKYAFFPGCSLESTAWDFDKSTRAVCKALGIELADIPEWVCCGSTPAHSSNASLAVALPVMNLQKARAAGYSDVLTACASCYARLRTANHKVNADAGERERAERITGKPYDGGVKVRHILDVLVNDFGVREIRGRIQKPLSGLRVASYYGCLLSRPPEVVAFDDAEHPSCMDDLVKASGAQAVDWPLKTECCGASLSISKTDVVNRLGYRLLSMAHRAGAECMVVACPLCQLNLDFRQPEARKGHADVPDIPVVYITQLLGLALGIPKGALGLDALTISADHLSARCAAAGRS, from the coding sequence GTGAAGTACGCCTTTTTCCCCGGCTGCAGCCTCGAATCCACCGCGTGGGATTTCGACAAATCCACCCGCGCCGTGTGCAAGGCGCTGGGCATCGAGTTGGCCGACATTCCCGAGTGGGTGTGCTGTGGTTCGACGCCCGCGCATTCCAGCAATGCCTCGCTGGCCGTGGCGTTGCCGGTCATGAATCTGCAGAAGGCGCGGGCCGCGGGATATTCGGACGTGCTGACCGCCTGCGCCTCGTGTTACGCGCGGCTGCGGACAGCCAATCACAAGGTGAATGCCGATGCCGGCGAGCGTGAACGCGCGGAACGGATCACCGGTAAACCCTATGACGGCGGCGTGAAGGTGCGCCACATTCTCGACGTGCTCGTCAATGATTTCGGCGTGCGTGAAATCCGCGGGCGCATTCAAAAGCCGTTGAGCGGACTTCGCGTTGCGTCCTATTACGGTTGTCTATTGTCGCGTCCTCCGGAGGTTGTCGCGTTCGACGACGCCGAGCATCCGTCCTGCATGGACGATCTGGTCAAGGCGTCCGGCGCGCAGGCCGTGGATTGGCCGCTGAAAACCGAATGTTGCGGCGCGAGTCTTTCGATCTCCAAAACGGATGTCGTCAATCGCCTTGGTTATCGGTTGTTGTCCATGGCCCACCGGGCCGGAGCGGAGTGCATGGTCGTGGCCTGTCCGCTTTGCCAGTTGAACTTGGATTTCAGGCAACCCGAAGCCCGCAAGGGCCACGCGGACGTTCCCGATATTCCGGTTGTCTATATCACGCAATTGCTGGGGCTTGCGTTGGGCATACCCAAGGGCGCACTGGGCCTCGACGCACTTACCATCAGCGCCGACCATTTGTCCGCGCGATGCGCCGCCGCGGGAAGGTCATGA
- a CDS encoding 4Fe-4S dicluster domain-containing protein → MNAMQINATIPSSLEWTDSTLLSEVERRSGAAVGTCFQCHKCSSGCPVAPEMDLLSSQIMRLIHLGAKNEILDSGAIWVCASCEACTTRCPMGIDIAAVMDTLRMMAVEDKASASDARTRSFNKAFLASVRWHGRVFEAGMMTLYKLLSRDFFSDMDKIPRMLQKRKLAMLPHFTRSAKDVRKVFKRAEEEEKKR, encoded by the coding sequence ATGAACGCCATGCAAATCAACGCAACGATTCCATCGTCGCTGGAATGGACGGACAGCACGCTTTTATCCGAGGTGGAACGCCGGAGCGGCGCGGCTGTCGGCACGTGTTTTCAGTGTCACAAATGCTCTTCGGGATGTCCTGTCGCGCCCGAGATGGATTTGTTGTCGAGCCAGATCATGCGCCTGATTCATCTGGGCGCGAAGAACGAGATCCTCGATTCCGGGGCCATCTGGGTTTGCGCTTCCTGCGAGGCTTGCACCACGCGTTGTCCGATGGGCATTGACATTGCCGCCGTCATGGACACGCTGCGGATGATGGCCGTCGAGGACAAGGCATCCGCAAGCGATGCGCGCACCCGAAGTTTCAACAAGGCGTTTCTTGCCAGCGTGCGTTGGCACGGGCGCGTGTTCGAGGCCGGCATGATGACCCTCTATAAACTTCTAAGCCGGGACTTCTTTTCCGACATGGACAAAATTCCCCGGATGCTGCAAAAGCGCAAACTGGCCATGCTGCCCCATTTCACGAGGAGCGCCAAGGATGTGCGCAAAGTCTTCAAGCGGGCCGAAGAGGAGGAGAAGAAACGGTGA